The sequence below is a genomic window from Betaproteobacteria bacterium.
CCGGATGGGCTTGGCGACGCCTTCGTTTACGACGTCATCACCGCTCGCAACGGCGATATCTGGATTGCGACCTGGTCCGGCGTCAATCGCGTGCGGGGTGGCGATCTGGACGACCGCAGCAAGTGGGATCTCTACACCGTCGAAAATACCAAGGGTGGCGTCCCCAACGACTGGATCTACGGCCTGGCCGAGGGCAAGAACGGCGACATCTGGCTCGCCACCGAGGGGGGCATGGCGCGCTTTGCCCAGGGGCGCTGGGAAAACTGGAATCATGCCCGAGGTCTGGGAGCCCCCTACGAAAAGGTCAAGAAGGACATCGCCTTCAAGAACGATCCCGGAAAACAGTCCCTGCACCACGCCAAACAGAAGCAGGAAATGGGTTTGGGCGCGGTCGATGTGGCCTACAACCCGAACTACGTCGTGTCCCTGGAGGTGGATCGCAATGGCAGCGTTTGGGCCGGCACCTGGGGTGGAGGGCTTTCCCGCTTCGATGGCAAGCGTTGGACCACCTACACCACGGCGGAGGGCCTGCCCGGCAACCACGTATTCATGCTGCACCTGGATGAGCGCGGCGCACTGTGGATCGGGACCAACAATGGATTGGCCCAATGGCAGGAGGGCAGGTTCACCAAGGCCCTGACCACCGCCGACGGCCTGTTTGCCAATAACGTCTTCGCCATGGCGACCACGCCGGACGGCGACCGCTGGATCGGCAGCTACGGAGGCGTCGCCCACCTGCGCCCCTTGAAGTAGCGGGCGATAGGGGTGGCGGTCCAGGACTTGCGGCCTGGGCGCCCCTCGCATCCCCAGCCAGCGACGTGACGGGCACTCAGGGCCGCGGGCGCTTTCTGGCGGCGTGCGCGCCCCCCGCCATGGCGAGGGCCGTCAGGTGGGCATCCAGAAGGTCAAGGGGGCGTGGAGATTCGCGGCCTGCCGTCTCGCGGCACGCCGAGTCGGGCTGGGATGCCAAGTCCGAACCGGCGCCGCGAGAGAGATCGGTTCCTTCCGAGGCTCCGCGGCAGCGGGTCATGCGGCCCCCTTTTCGTGCCTTCCGTTTCTATGGGCGCGGTGGCTGCAGATGTCGCACTGGCGCCCGGGGCGCTCACCGCACAGAACCCGCTTCCTCGTCTGGCGAAAAGCCTGCCCGGACCAGGCCTCGGCGAGCTTCTCCTGCTTGAGGTCGGCCATGAAAGAGTAGCCGGAGTGATCCTGGGCGCACGCGACCAGATGGCCGTTGGTCCGAATGTGCGCCATGCTGAAGGGCGCCCAGCAGTGCAGGCTGGAGGGGACTCCGGCATGGCCGGCGCTCGCGGTACCGGGGTGAGACGGGCTGTAGCGCACGACGCCGGCCAGGGCCTCACAGTCGCGGTACGCCTTTTGCAGCAGGACGCTGTGGTGCCGTCCCGAGCGGGCAAGGGCGATGGTACAGGGCCGGCCGCCCAGGCTTGCCTGGTCACGATATTCGACGAGGCGGGCCAGGGCATCCCGGAAAAAATCCGGGGCCAGGGCCAGCACGTCGAGCGCGCGGCTGCGCCAACGTCCACTGGCCATGTTGAACTCGACCACGATGCGGTCGGCCCCCTCATCCATGGCCTTGGCGAGGACACCGATGTCCGCCGTCAGCGGGTCCGTATACACGGAGATTTTCGCCAGGCGACATTGCTGGCGGCAGAAGCGCAGCGCGGCGCCGAGGTGAGGCCAGGGCTGATCGGCGCCGAAATCGGCGATTTCCAGATTGCGGATGCCCAGGGTGGCGACTTCGCGCGCCAAGCAGCGGAATAACCCCCAATCCATGTGCCAGCAGGCATCCCCGGGGCCGTCGCTGCGCAAGGGGCGCAAGGTGCCGACATCGATCCGCACGGACTCCGGCAGCGGGGGCGCTTCCAGGAGACGGAAAGTCGGATGCGACGCGCGTTCGACACGAGGGCGGGCAGGGAGCGTGGCATCGGCTGGCGGGACGGAGGCTTGGCTGCCCCGCCGGCGCTGGTGCTTGGCGCCGCCCCAGGGATCCTCCGTGCGGGTGGCATGCTGCGCGGCAGCGCGGTCGCCCCGATCGATGAGTTCGAGGGCGTCGGCCAGGCCGACCTCCAGGAGGGGCGCCGCGTCCTGGGCACGAACCAGGCGATTGATCTCGGCGATGAAAAGGAGTTCGTCGGCCACCTCGACCGGCAGGCCGCGTCGTTCGCCGTCCCGGGAATCAAGGATGAGGCGATGGATGAATGTGTTGAGTTCCCGGGTGCGCCAGAGCGCCGTGAGCTTTTCCGTCAGGTGGGGCAGATGTTCCAGGTGCGCGATGCGAACGCCTGCGGGAGCCACGGACGGCTCGGCTTGACGCGGCGGCCACAGGGTTGCGGCGTCGGGCAGGATTTCCGGAAAAGGTGGCGTCAACGGCGTGCTACCGGCGTCGGCAGCAAAGTGGTGGGAAACGTCGGACGGACTGAAAGTCATGACTTTCCTCCCGGAAAGGGGGTGGGTAAAAGGAAAACGGGCCAGACGGCGCTGAGCGCGCAGCAATGGCCCGGGTGTGTCCTCACAGCCGCCGCTCCCGCACGGGCCGAATTCCCTGAGGGGCATGCCGCTGCGACGGTGTCGCGGGGGAGGGATCGGGATGAAGCCTGGAACTTGGTGGGCATGGCGCGGGTCTGGCGGCAGCGGAAGTCTGGGATGCCTTCACTACCGCAAACCCCGTGCCCGCAGCGGAAATCCGCGGGAGGGTTACGCGAATGGGGAATATTTCACGCTGGCGGCGCCCTGCTTTTCCACTTCCGGGAAAATCCGTCCCATGGCTGGGAAGGGCACGGTAAACAGCTGGGGGAGCAAAAGCAGAAGGGCCGATGGATCGCTCCATCGGCCCTCGACTTCAATTGGCGGAGTGGACGGGACTCGAACCCGCGACCCCCGGCGTGACAGGCCGGTATTCTAACCAACTGAACTACCACTCCGCATTAAACCTTGGCGTCCCCACGGGGATTCGAACCCCGGTTACCGCCGTGAAAGGGCGGTGTCCTAGGCCTCTAGACGATGGGGACCCGGACAAAACTGCCATTTCTTTCACGTTGCTTGGTGGAGGTAAGCGGGATCGAACCGCTGACCTCTTGCATGCCATGCAAGCGCTCTCCCAGCTGAGCTATACCCCCGTTGCCGTGAAAGAGCGCGCATTATAGGGACTCGAAACGGGCTTGTAAACACCTTTTCCGCCGCTGCGGCTCAGGAATTCCGGTGCAGTGCGGCGAGCACTTTTTCCCGTCCGACGAGGTGCAAGACAGCATCCACGGACGGCGTTTGAGCCTGGCCGGTGAGGAGGATGCGGAGCGGCATGGCCAGCTTGGGCATCTTGAGCCCGTGCTTGGCGACGGTCTCCTTGATGAGCGCCGCAATGGCTGGTACCTCCCAGGCCACGGCGGCAATGCCCGTGGCGAAATCCGCCAGGGCCGGCCGCGCCTCGTCGCCCAGGTGTTGTGCAAGCAGTTCCGGCGCGGGGCTGATCGGGGTGTAGAACACTTCGACCGCGTCAGCGAGGGCGTTCAGGGTATTGCAACGATCCTGGTAGAGAGCCACCGCCCGGACGAGGTCCGGGCCGCCTGCCGTGGCAATGCCTCGGGCGGTCAGGCGGGTTTCTACCTGAAGCGCCAGCTCGGCCGCAGGGGCTTGCTTGAGGTAGTGCTGGTTCAGCCACAGGAGCTTTTCGGTATTGAACTGGGCGGCGGAGGCGGTGATATGGTCCAGGTCGAACCACTGCACCAATTGCTCGCGGGAAAAAATTTCGTCGTCACCATGGGACCAGCCCAGGCGCGCCAGGTAGTTGATGACGGCCTCCGGCAGGTAGCCGTCATCGGCGTACTGCATGACCGACACAGCGCCATGGCGCTTGGAAAGCTTGGTCCCGTCGTCACCCAGGATCATGGACAGGTGGGCGTACTGGGGCACGGTGGCGCCCAGGGCGGCGAGGATGTTGATCTGGCGGGGGGTGTTGTTGACATGGTCGTCACCGCGGATGACGTGGGTAATGCCCATGTCCCAGTCGTCCACGCAGACGCAGAAGTTGTAGGTGGGGGTGCCGTCGGCGCGGGCGATGATGAGGTCGTCGAGTTCCGCATTGGCGAACTCGATGCGTCCCTTCACCTGGTCCTCCCAGGCGACGAGGCCTTCCTTGGGGTTCCTGAAGCGCACGACCGGGGGTACGCCAGGGGGCGGGGTGGGAAGGGTCTTGCCGGGCTCCGGTCGCCAGCGGCCGTCGTAGCGGGGTTTTTCCTTCCTGGCCTCCTGCTCGGCGCGCAAAACGTCCAGTTCCTCGCGGGTTGTATGGCAGTAATAGGCGGTGCCAGCATCGAGCATCTGCTGGATTACTTCCTTGTACCGGTCCATGCGCTGCATCTGGTAGAAGGGGCCTTCGTCATGGGCCAAGCCAAGCCACTGCATGCCATCGAGGATGGCCTGAACGGCCTCGGGGGTGGAGCGGGCGACATCGGTATCCTCGATACGCAGGATGAATTGTCCGCCATGGCGGCGGGCGTAGGCCCAGGAGAAGAGTGCGGTGCGGGCACCGCCGATGTGCAGAAAACCGGTGGGGCTGGGGGCGAAGCGGGTGCGGACTTGCGACATGGGAAAAGGCCGTGGAGAGCGGGGAAAAGGCGCCTATTCTAGCCGAGCCCCGGTTTGACCGCCCCCGGCTCTTGTGGTTAAATGCGCGCCTCTCGTGCGGG
It includes:
- a CDS encoding SPASM domain-containing protein; this encodes MTFSPSDVSHHFAADAGSTPLTPPFPEILPDAATLWPPRQAEPSVAPAGVRIAHLEHLPHLTEKLTALWRTRELNTFIHRLILDSRDGERRGLPVEVADELLFIAEINRLVRAQDAAPLLEVGLADALELIDRGDRAAAQHATRTEDPWGGAKHQRRRGSQASVPPADATLPARPRVERASHPTFRLLEAPPLPESVRIDVGTLRPLRSDGPGDACWHMDWGLFRCLAREVATLGIRNLEIADFGADQPWPHLGAALRFCRQQCRLAKISVYTDPLTADIGVLAKAMDEGADRIVVEFNMASGRWRSRALDVLALAPDFFRDALARLVEYRDQASLGGRPCTIALARSGRHHSVLLQKAYRDCEALAGVVRYSPSHPGTASAGHAGVPSSLHCWAPFSMAHIRTNGHLVACAQDHSGYSFMADLKQEKLAEAWSGQAFRQTRKRVLCGERPGRQCDICSHRAHRNGRHEKGAA
- a CDS encoding regulator; translation: MKLIKPALAAVLLACGGALPPGALAQTAPVHPPVAGMPQHPPVAPQAQEREGKVAVDASAKFTHFRVGNKNVKSIYADGKVVWVGTSGGVVRYDTRDDSFKLFDARNGLLSNGMFFVGRVKGQIAVGTYGGGLSLLDEKSGKWKTYNIPDGLGDAFVYDVITARNGDIWIATWSGVNRVRGGDLDDRSKWDLYTVENTKGGVPNDWIYGLAEGKNGDIWLATEGGMARFAQGRWENWNHARGLGAPYEKVKKDIAFKNDPGKQSLHHAKQKQEMGLGAVDVAYNPNYVVSLEVDRNGSVWAGTWGGGLSRFDGKRWTTYTTAEGLPGNHVFMLHLDERGALWIGTNNGLAQWQEGRFTKALTTADGLFANNVFAMATTPDGDRWIGSYGGVAHLRPLK
- the gltX gene encoding glutamate--tRNA ligase, which codes for MSQVRTRFAPSPTGFLHIGGARTALFSWAYARRHGGQFILRIEDTDVARSTPEAVQAILDGMQWLGLAHDEGPFYQMQRMDRYKEVIQQMLDAGTAYYCHTTREELDVLRAEQEARKEKPRYDGRWRPEPGKTLPTPPPGVPPVVRFRNPKEGLVAWEDQVKGRIEFANAELDDLIIARADGTPTYNFCVCVDDWDMGITHVIRGDDHVNNTPRQINILAALGATVPQYAHLSMILGDDGTKLSKRHGAVSVMQYADDGYLPEAVINYLARLGWSHGDDEIFSREQLVQWFDLDHITASAAQFNTEKLLWLNQHYLKQAPAAELALQVETRLTARGIATAGGPDLVRAVALYQDRCNTLNALADAVEVFYTPISPAPELLAQHLGDEARPALADFATGIAAVAWEVPAIAALIKETVAKHGLKMPKLAMPLRILLTGQAQTPSVDAVLHLVGREKVLAALHRNS